In Candidatus Polarisedimenticolia bacterium, a single genomic region encodes these proteins:
- a CDS encoding CheR family methyltransferase — protein sequence MSLDVERFRAIVADRFGLYFDDTKLGLLAEVFKRRIDASGIPSEVYLDRLTAAQNSREEIGALAEELTVTETYFLRNMDQFRALIEVALPDRMRAQRARRSLQLLSAGCASGEEAYSLAAMVRQHLPEAAGWDVTIRGVDINKAMITKARRGHYSAWSLREMPSDFQQRWFRVKGREFDLDQSIRAMVTFELRNLIEDDPSFWLPQTFDIIFCRNVLMYFVPEMARAIVTRLSRALVPGGYLFLGHAENLRGLSQDFHLRHTHGTFYYQRKQGDTECSPPDITTVAWTGPASSPGALLALEDPLVSVVEAADSWVDTIRRAAGRIQTLSENRAAPGAPAQRGSDRTPAVSPRWDLDRSLELLRKERFAEALALVGALPPESAGDPDVLLLRAVLLTQSGDLSGAERVCAELLAFDEMNAGAHYLLAICREGLGDRQGAIEHDQVAVYLDPGFAMPRLHLGLLARRAGEPETARRELGQAFLLFQREDSSRVLLFGGGFSRESLVSLCRSELGACGGTP from the coding sequence ATGTCCCTCGACGTCGAGCGATTCCGTGCCATCGTGGCCGACCGTTTCGGCCTCTATTTCGACGACACGAAGCTCGGCCTCCTGGCCGAAGTTTTCAAGCGCCGCATCGACGCGAGCGGTATTCCATCGGAGGTGTACCTGGATAGGCTCACGGCGGCACAGAACTCCCGGGAGGAGATCGGTGCGCTGGCGGAGGAGCTCACGGTTACGGAGACATACTTCCTCCGTAACATGGATCAGTTCCGGGCCCTGATCGAAGTCGCACTCCCGGATCGTATGCGTGCACAGCGGGCGCGGCGCTCGCTGCAACTCCTCTCCGCAGGCTGCGCCTCGGGTGAGGAAGCCTATTCGCTGGCGGCCATGGTCCGCCAGCACCTGCCTGAGGCTGCGGGCTGGGACGTCACAATCCGTGGCGTGGACATCAACAAAGCCATGATCACGAAAGCTCGACGCGGTCACTATTCGGCCTGGTCGCTTCGAGAGATGCCATCGGACTTCCAGCAGCGCTGGTTTCGCGTGAAGGGGCGCGAGTTCGACCTGGACCAGAGCATACGCGCTATGGTCACGTTCGAACTGCGCAACCTCATCGAGGACGATCCCTCGTTCTGGCTGCCCCAGACCTTCGACATCATCTTCTGCAGAAATGTCCTGATGTATTTCGTTCCCGAGATGGCCAGAGCGATCGTAACCCGACTGTCGCGCGCTCTCGTGCCGGGCGGGTACCTGTTTCTCGGGCACGCCGAGAACCTACGGGGACTCTCGCAGGACTTCCATTTGCGACACACCCACGGCACGTTCTACTACCAGCGCAAGCAGGGCGACACCGAATGCTCGCCGCCTGACATCACCACTGTGGCATGGACTGGCCCCGCTTCTTCCCCCGGCGCGCTCCTCGCGCTCGAGGATCCTCTTGTGTCGGTCGTCGAGGCGGCGGACTCGTGGGTGGATACCATTCGTCGCGCCGCGGGGCGAATCCAGACGCTGAGCGAGAACCGCGCCGCCCCGGGAGCCCCGGCTCAACGGGGGAGCGATCGAACGCCCGCGGTCTCCCCTCGATGGGACCTCGATCGTTCGCTCGAACTGCTCCGCAAGGAGCGCTTCGCCGAGGCCCTGGCCCTGGTCGGCGCGCTTCCTCCGGAATCGGCCGGTGATCCGGACGTTCTCCTCCTGCGAGCCGTCCTCCTGACACAGAGCGGCGACCTCTCCGGGGCGGAAAGGGTCTGCGCCGAACTCCTGGCGTTCGATGAGATGAACGCGGGCGCACACTACCTGCTCGCCATCTGTCGCGAAGGCCTCGGCGATCGGCAAGGCGCAATCGAACACGACCAGGTCGCGGTCTATCTGGATCCGGGCTTCGCGATGCCCCGGCTGCATCTCGGGCTTCTCGCCCGCCGGGCGGGCGAGCCGGAGACCGCGCGGCGCGAGCTTGGCCAGGCTTTCCTGCTGTTCCAGCGCGAGGACTCGTCGCGGGTGCTTCTCTTCGGCGGAGGGTTCAGCCGCGAATCACTCGTATCGTTGTGCCGCTCCGAGCTTGGAGCCTGCGGAGGTACGCCTTGA
- a CDS encoding chemotaxis protein CheW yields MNHQVNREDRSLLCRARTIVCALPLSHVVETMRPLPIKALGGMPPFVLGLSVIRGATIPVVDVGALLGLPTGGQATRFISLRTGDRRVALAVEEIVGFRALSSVSLETLPPLLHRAKSRVIALVGGLDAHLLIVLQDSRIVPDWAWKSLAGEGDTLCPLV; encoded by the coding sequence TTGAACCATCAGGTCAACCGGGAGGACCGGTCGCTTCTCTGTCGCGCGCGCACGATCGTGTGCGCCCTCCCCCTGTCGCACGTCGTCGAGACGATGCGCCCGCTGCCGATCAAGGCCCTCGGCGGCATGCCGCCCTTCGTGCTCGGCCTGTCCGTCATCCGGGGCGCCACAATCCCCGTGGTGGACGTTGGAGCGCTCCTCGGCCTTCCAACCGGTGGACAGGCCACTCGTTTCATCAGCCTCAGGACGGGAGACCGCCGGGTGGCTCTGGCCGTCGAGGAGATCGTCGGATTCCGCGCGCTCTCATCGGTCTCGTTGGAGACTCTGCCGCCGCTCCTGCACCGGGCGAAGTCCAGGGTGATCGCGCTCGTAGGCGGGCTCGACGCGCACCTCCTGATCGTATTGCAAGACTCTCGAATCGTTCCCGACTGGGCCTGGAAATCGCTCGCCGGCGAGGGAGACACCTTGTGTCCGCTGGTGTGA
- a CDS encoding tetratricopeptide repeat protein, producing MNRDSATRRRLRFGPFALDPRTAELTRDGTTVRLPPQPARILALLAGRPGDLVTREELRQQVWGRDTFVEFDQALNFCVRKIRAALGDDAEAPRYVETLPRRGYRFIATVEEEAAAPRPAFPRDAARPADPRAARDRVMLVVLPFENLSGDPAQDYFSDGLTEEMITRLGRLDPRRMGVIARTSAMRYRGVTRSVAEIASELGVQYLLEGSVRATRESVRVSAQLIRASDQTHLWADVYDRPLRDVLALQADIARAIAGPILRRLAPEGKAAPGGPGMVHPEAYKACLRGRFFWNKRTAKDTDRSIREFKEAVRLDPGCAEAYVGLADAYAFLGDVGIATTPPRAAFERAALTVSRALELNPDLGEAHASRAHIAMHLFDWAGAAKAFERALDLAPNYPVAHEWYAFYLAFTGRIETAHAAMARALALDPISLSINKDVGELLYFDRRYEEALAQYRRTLEMDGRFLRARIEAGRTLERLGRFDEAIAELREATNLARDNPEALAALGHALAAAGRSREARAVLGQLDAMARSRYVSPYDYAVVHAGLRQRARALAWLERAAAERAAWLIYLSVDPRLDPLRSDPRFRALARRVGVPLIHT from the coding sequence TTGAATCGCGATTCAGCGACGAGGCGGAGGCTGCGGTTCGGGCCGTTCGCCCTCGACCCCAGGACGGCGGAGCTCACCAGGGACGGGACGACCGTCCGCCTGCCTCCCCAGCCCGCGAGGATCCTGGCGCTCCTGGCCGGCCGACCCGGCGATCTGGTGACGCGCGAGGAGTTGCGGCAGCAGGTCTGGGGCCGCGACACGTTCGTGGAGTTCGACCAGGCGCTCAACTTCTGCGTGCGGAAAATCCGCGCCGCGCTCGGCGACGACGCCGAGGCTCCCCGCTACGTCGAGACGCTCCCCCGCCGCGGGTACCGGTTCATCGCGACGGTCGAGGAGGAGGCCGCGGCGCCGCGGCCAGCTTTCCCGCGAGACGCCGCCCGGCCCGCCGATCCGCGCGCGGCACGCGACCGCGTCATGCTCGTGGTCCTCCCGTTCGAGAACCTGAGCGGCGATCCCGCGCAGGACTACTTCAGCGACGGCCTGACCGAGGAGATGATCACCCGCCTGGGGCGCCTGGACCCGCGCAGGATGGGCGTGATCGCCCGGACCTCGGCGATGCGATACAGGGGCGTGACGCGGAGCGTCGCCGAAATTGCCTCCGAGCTGGGCGTCCAGTACCTCCTCGAGGGGAGCGTGCGCGCCACCCGGGAGAGCGTCCGGGTCAGCGCGCAGCTGATCCGCGCGTCCGATCAGACCCATCTGTGGGCGGACGTCTACGATCGGCCGCTGCGAGACGTGCTCGCGCTGCAGGCCGACATCGCCCGCGCGATCGCCGGGCCGATCCTGCGGAGACTGGCCCCTGAGGGGAAGGCCGCGCCGGGCGGGCCCGGAATGGTCCACCCCGAGGCCTACAAGGCCTGCCTGCGGGGACGGTTCTTCTGGAACAAGCGGACCGCGAAGGACACCGATCGAAGTATCAGGGAGTTCAAGGAGGCGGTGCGGCTGGATCCTGGCTGCGCGGAGGCGTACGTCGGGCTGGCGGACGCCTACGCGTTCCTCGGCGACGTCGGGATCGCGACCACGCCGCCGCGCGCGGCGTTCGAGCGGGCCGCGCTCACGGTCTCCCGGGCGCTCGAGCTGAACCCGGACCTGGGCGAGGCGCACGCCTCGCGCGCCCACATCGCCATGCATCTCTTCGACTGGGCCGGGGCCGCGAAGGCCTTCGAGCGGGCGCTCGACCTCGCGCCCAACTACCCTGTCGCGCATGAGTGGTACGCGTTCTACCTCGCCTTCACGGGTCGGATCGAGACCGCGCACGCGGCCATGGCGCGGGCCCTGGCGCTCGATCCGATCTCTCTGAGCATCAACAAGGACGTCGGGGAGTTGCTCTATTTCGACCGCCGCTACGAGGAGGCGCTCGCGCAGTACCGGCGGACCCTGGAGATGGACGGGCGCTTCCTGCGCGCGCGCATCGAGGCCGGCCGCACGCTGGAGCGGCTGGGCCGGTTCGACGAGGCGATCGCCGAGCTCCGGGAAGCGACCAATCTGGCGCGCGACAACCCGGAGGCCCTGGCGGCACTCGGCCACGCCCTGGCGGCGGCCGGCCGGTCGCGCGAGGCCCGCGCCGTTCTCGGCCAGCTGGACGCCATGGCCAGGTCACGCTACGTCTCGCCCTACGACTACGCCGTAGTCCACGCGGGGCTTCGACAGCGCGCGCGGGCCCTCGCGTGGCTCGAACGCGCCGCCGCCGAGCGCGCCGCCTGGCTTATCTACCTGAGCGTCGATCCCCGCCTCGACCCGCTGCGCTCCGATCCCCGCTTCCGGGCCCTCGCCCGGCGCGTGGGAGTACCTCTCATCCACACATGA
- a CDS encoding selenium-binding protein SBP56-related protein, protein MRQTRAFFVAVSVLVTVVLSGVAVWSGSGAGRGQDRNRYLYIWAGDQARATADFLAVVDFDERSPGYGTLLRTVPLPGPDSAGNEPHHVGLSSDGRVLAAGGLLSVLKGQKEVFFFDLSDPASPKFLEAADPPLSAITDEFYPLPGGGFLVTMMGGADGGHPGRVAEFDRHLKLIAEHPAQPPDDGFNPHGISVRPEANLMVTSDFICPSTTLHAVPGDPVLRGGVRVWDFRARRIVRSIPIPGAGGTIDVRLIPRDRRMRAYTAGMAGDTLYLVETAAGTAKPVFDFSSIAPGGWPQLMRMTADGRRLFISMHLAGKVVMFDTTDPEVPKVLKVLDLGPGSGPHYIALTGDEGRLVITDYFLNEDGAGKVHAEGDHKVHVARVLDRDLVLDDRFLLDMNSVSPAGPARPHGVAFR, encoded by the coding sequence ATGCGTCAGACACGAGCGTTCTTCGTCGCCGTTTCCGTTCTCGTGACCGTCGTCCTGTCGGGTGTGGCCGTCTGGTCGGGCTCCGGAGCTGGCCGCGGGCAAGACAGGAACAGATACCTCTACATCTGGGCCGGAGACCAGGCGCGCGCCACCGCGGACTTCCTGGCGGTCGTGGATTTCGACGAGCGCTCGCCGGGCTACGGCACGCTGCTCCGGACGGTGCCGCTGCCAGGACCGGACAGCGCCGGCAACGAGCCGCACCACGTCGGCCTGTCGAGCGACGGCAGGGTCCTTGCCGCCGGCGGCCTCCTCAGTGTCCTCAAGGGACAGAAGGAGGTCTTCTTCTTCGACCTCTCGGACCCGGCCTCGCCGAAGTTCCTGGAGGCGGCCGATCCGCCTCTCTCAGCGATCACCGACGAGTTCTACCCGCTGCCCGGGGGAGGGTTCCTCGTGACCATGATGGGGGGCGCCGACGGCGGCCACCCGGGACGCGTCGCCGAGTTCGACAGGCACCTGAAACTGATCGCCGAGCACCCGGCCCAGCCGCCCGATGACGGGTTCAATCCGCACGGCATCTCGGTGCGCCCCGAAGCCAATCTCATGGTCACGAGCGATTTCATCTGTCCCTCGACGACCTTGCACGCGGTTCCCGGGGACCCCGTCCTCCGGGGTGGCGTGCGGGTGTGGGACTTCCGGGCGCGACGGATCGTCCGATCGATCCCGATCCCTGGGGCCGGCGGCACCATCGACGTGCGGCTCATCCCGCGCGACCGGCGGATGCGCGCCTACACCGCGGGCATGGCGGGCGACACGCTCTACCTCGTCGAGACCGCCGCCGGAACGGCGAAGCCCGTCTTCGATTTCTCCTCCATCGCCCCGGGCGGCTGGCCGCAACTGATGCGGATGACCGCCGACGGCCGACGGCTCTTCATCTCGATGCATCTGGCCGGGAAGGTCGTGATGTTCGATACCACCGACCCGGAGGTTCCGAAGGTGCTGAAGGTCCTCGATCTCGGGCCGGGCTCGGGACCCCACTACATCGCCCTCACGGGCGACGAGGGCCGCCTGGTGATCACCGACTATTTCCTGAACGAGGACGGTGCCGGGAAGGTGCACGCGGAGGGCGACCACAAGGTCCACGTGGCGCGGGTCCTCGACAGGGACCTCGTGCTCGACGATCGGTTCCTTCTCGACATGAACTCCGTGTCGCCCGCCGGCCCGGCGCGCCCTCACGGCGTCGCGTTCCGCTGA
- a CDS encoding DUF899 domain-containing protein — protein sequence MTMHKTGTREEWLAARLDLLGAEKELTRRSDELARRRQELPWVRIDKEYRFKTDEGSATLRDLFRGRSQLLVYHFMFGPDYKAGCPSCSTIADGFDGFAVHLANHDVMLTAVSRAPLANLQTYKRRMGWTFPWASSFGSDFNFDFSVGFTQEQQSKEGIEYNYRREEAWQWRPQETGGEGPVAEIAAMTGTDQATYTRERPGMSAFALEDGVVYHAYSTYARGVDGLWGMYQWLDRAPKGRNETGIWWRRHDEYGKP from the coding sequence ATGACCATGCACAAGACCGGAACACGTGAAGAGTGGCTCGCGGCCCGCCTCGATCTGCTCGGGGCGGAGAAGGAGCTGACGCGGCGCAGTGACGAGCTGGCACGGCGACGGCAAGAGCTGCCGTGGGTCCGGATCGACAAGGAGTACCGATTCAAGACCGACGAGGGGAGCGCCACGCTCAGAGACCTCTTCAGAGGGCGCTCGCAGCTCCTCGTCTACCACTTCATGTTCGGGCCCGACTACAAGGCGGGGTGTCCGTCCTGCTCCACGATCGCGGACGGGTTCGACGGTTTCGCCGTCCACCTGGCCAACCACGACGTCATGCTGACGGCGGTGTCGCGGGCGCCGCTCGCGAATCTGCAGACGTACAAGCGGCGGATGGGGTGGACGTTTCCCTGGGCGTCCTCGTTCGGCAGCGACTTCAACTTCGACTTCAGCGTCGGGTTCACCCAGGAGCAGCAGAGCAAGGAGGGCATCGAGTACAACTACCGGCGCGAGGAGGCGTGGCAGTGGCGTCCGCAGGAGACCGGCGGCGAGGGGCCCGTCGCCGAGATCGCGGCGATGACCGGAACCGACCAGGCCACCTACACGCGCGAGCGGCCGGGCATGAGCGCGTTCGCGCTGGAGGACGGTGTTGTCTACCACGCCTATTCCACCTATGCGCGCGGAGTGGACGGCCTCTGGGGCATGTACCAGTGGCTCGACCGCGCACCCAAGGGGCGGAACGAGACGGGCATCTGGTGGCGCCGCCACGACGAGTACGGCAAGCCCTGA
- a CDS encoding DUF6596 domain-containing protein yields the protein MQEARRTIEEVARSSYGRLLAYLSSRTRDVAGAEDALGDALLSALNTWPRDGVPKSPEAWLLTSARNRLVDHARHARVREEHAEALELLLKGSGGTGSADEWPDERLKLFFVCAHPAIDHALHTPLMLQTVLGLDAARIAQAFLVQPPAMGQRLSRAKKKIREAGIPFEIPLERDWPARLTAVLEAVYAAYGLGWDEAVGADPRGRDLVNEAVWLARVLRQRMPKEPEARGLFALMLFCDARQNARRTPGGAYVPLSEQDPASWSIATIGEAESELASAAGMGRIGRFQLEAAIQSVHCDRARSGRTDWSAIVTFYEQLVRLAPTLGVRVGQAAAVAETLGAEAGLSMLDTLEGHAVVAYQPYWAVRAHLLQRLGRLAPAARAFDRAIGLTEDEAVRKFLLARRDQP from the coding sequence ATGCAGGAGGCGCGGCGGACCATCGAGGAAGTGGCTCGCTCCTCGTACGGCCGCCTGCTCGCCTATCTCTCCTCCCGCACGCGGGACGTGGCCGGTGCGGAGGACGCCCTCGGGGATGCCCTCCTATCGGCGCTGAACACGTGGCCGCGGGACGGCGTACCGAAAAGCCCCGAGGCCTGGCTGCTCACTTCTGCCCGCAACCGGCTGGTCGACCACGCCCGGCATGCGCGCGTCCGGGAGGAACATGCCGAGGCGCTCGAACTCCTCCTCAAAGGTTCGGGCGGGACCGGCTCGGCCGACGAGTGGCCCGACGAGCGGCTGAAGCTCTTCTTCGTCTGCGCGCATCCCGCGATCGACCATGCCCTGCATACACCGCTCATGCTGCAGACCGTGCTCGGACTGGACGCGGCGCGGATCGCTCAGGCCTTTCTCGTACAGCCGCCCGCCATGGGGCAGCGATTATCGCGTGCCAAGAAAAAGATCCGCGAGGCGGGGATTCCCTTCGAGATTCCCCTGGAGCGCGACTGGCCGGCGCGACTTACCGCGGTGCTCGAAGCCGTCTATGCCGCCTACGGTCTTGGGTGGGACGAAGCCGTCGGCGCCGATCCTCGCGGACGGGATCTGGTGAACGAGGCGGTCTGGCTCGCCCGCGTGCTGCGGCAGCGGATGCCCAAGGAGCCGGAGGCCCGGGGGCTCTTCGCCCTCATGCTCTTCTGCGACGCCAGGCAAAACGCCCGACGCACGCCGGGCGGTGCTTACGTTCCTCTCTCCGAGCAGGATCCCGCAAGCTGGTCGATCGCGACGATCGGGGAGGCGGAATCGGAGCTGGCGTCCGCGGCGGGGATGGGCCGGATCGGTCGATTCCAGCTCGAGGCGGCCATCCAATCCGTCCACTGCGATCGGGCGCGGAGCGGCCGGACCGACTGGAGCGCGATCGTGACGTTCTACGAGCAGCTCGTCCGCCTGGCCCCGACCCTCGGGGTCCGCGTCGGGCAGGCCGCGGCCGTGGCGGAAACGCTGGGAGCCGAGGCCGGCCTGTCGATGCTCGACACGCTCGAGGGACACGCCGTCGTCGCCTATCAACCCTACTGGGCCGTGCGCGCACATCTCCTCCAGCGCCTGGGCCGCCTGGCCCCGGCCGCCCGGGCCTTCGACCGGGCCATCGGCCTGACCGAGGACGAAGCCGTCCGGAAGTTCCTGCTCGCCCGCCGCGACCAACCCTGA
- a CDS encoding YciI family protein: MKYVMLVYETPANVEARNHTAGEPYVAAWKSYHKALIEAGVYVDGAPLREAGIATTVRLRNGKRQVQDGPIAEAKEQLGGFMILELPSLDAALDWAARCPAAATGALEVRPIDVAYLEYVVKP; encoded by the coding sequence ATGAAATACGTGATGCTGGTCTACGAGACGCCCGCCAACGTGGAGGCCCGCAACCACACCGCGGGCGAGCCGTACGTAGCGGCGTGGAAGAGCTACCACAAGGCGCTGATCGAGGCAGGAGTCTACGTGGACGGCGCGCCGCTCCGCGAAGCCGGCATCGCCACGACGGTTCGCCTGAGAAACGGCAAGCGGCAGGTCCAGGACGGTCCCATCGCCGAGGCGAAGGAACAACTGGGAGGGTTCATGATCCTGGAATTGCCCTCCCTCGACGCGGCGTTGGACTGGGCGGCGCGCTGTCCCGCCGCCGCGACTGGCGCTCTCGAGGTCCGGCCGATAGACGTCGCCTACCTCGAATACGTCGTGAAGCCCTGA
- a CDS encoding amidohydrolase family protein has protein sequence MPLILRAATLDNAVAFGLAGQIGSIEPGKRADLLLLDADPLATIAAYDAIETVFVDGEPIARGALMDGQP, from the coding sequence CTGCCGCTCATCCTGCGAGCCGCGACACTCGACAACGCCGTGGCCTTCGGCCTGGCCGGGCAGATTGGGTCGATCGAGCCCGGCAAGCGGGCCGACCTCCTGCTCCTCGACGCCGATCCCCTCGCGACCATCGCGGCGTACGACGCCATCGAGACGGTGTTCGTGGACGGCGAGCCGATCGCGCGGGGAGCTCTCATGGACGGGCAACCTTGA
- a CDS encoding transposase: MAKAHRAYPPEYRRRLVELVRAGRTPESLSRQYEVSAPSIRNWVRQADLDEGRRADGLTTAEREELNRLHRENRTLREEREILKKAAAWFAREADTSGRKPSGS; the protein is encoded by the coding sequence ATGGCGAAAGCACACCGAGCGTATCCACCTGAGTACCGTCGGCGGCTTGTCGAGTTGGTCCGCGCCGGCAGGACTCCGGAGTCGCTGTCTCGGCAGTACGAGGTGTCGGCCCCGTCGATCCGGAACTGGGTCCGGCAGGCTGACTTGGACGAGGGCCGCCGGGCCGACGGGTTGACCACGGCCGAGCGGGAGGAGTTGAATCGGCTGCACCGGGAGAACCGAACGCTGCGTGAAGAGCGGGAGATTCTAAAAAAAGCCGCGGCCTGGTTCGCGCGGGAGGCCGACACGAGCGGGCGGAAGCCTTCGGGTTCGTGA